The following coding sequences are from one Oncorhynchus kisutch isolate 150728-3 linkage group LG23, Okis_V2, whole genome shotgun sequence window:
- the tlr8b gene encoding toll-like receptor 8b produces the protein MKEHWFPLSPAFQRLLFILVLLCLSLSCSGRTWAQRKLPCDVISLNQSESFDCSDRKLLQIPQDISRNATRLDLSSNRIKKLSGTSFRNLRNLTRLDLSNNFHPQKHPLTIENQTFSMLDQLKELLLDSNGLSAVPSALPSKLRFLSLKFNCIKTIRPNDFMHVRLLETIHLIGNCDYESVCNGLVIENRTFSHLTNLASLSLSNNRLIGVPQFLPQSLQQLKLKQNTITHIHQHDLSGLTSLRLLGLSGNCPVCSNTLFFCSPCNTPNGALQIHPYAFRKLSKLQELRLSGNSLDHLQSSWFENLTNLRYLYLSFNRLAGEIANGDFLSVLPGVEVMDLSYNHPGQSSYSHNLKLSRNFSNLTSLKTLHLENYVFSTLHENDLNPLYNLSHLSVLNLGTNFIYQTNLSLFGMFHNLSSLGLSENKFAFLSKKEGVLSTCGCSYGYELNRDRFGPYVHKDRLYRQHLPNIKPKCIAYGPVLDLSRNNIFHINPDMLQGLDNTACLNLSSNSIGDMFNGSEFVHFPKLKYLDLSRNKIYLHYEHAFSELTELEVLDLSHNNHYFVVAGLNHSLAFMENLSSLKVLNLSWNEISTLTHNNISSSSLQELDFQGNRLDIMWKICQNYELFRALQNLTSLDLSYNKLHRVPPEVYKHLPKTLRRLSLSKNRLKVFDWERLTQLPHLEELDLSKNKLEQVACALTSSLKFLDLRHNRISQLAPGFLRGARSLYVLDLSFNLLELINQTTFESGAENYLQQLSLQGNPLHCTCDLLDFHLWMRSNEVELPLLATEVTCDMPVERWGKSVLSYDIEECVNDENAMTFCIITSFLIILTLLVSLTAHLFYWDLSYILDYCGAKMKHHRRLVPTDFIYDAFVMYDTADPLASDWVLNHLRVELEERGERARSLCLEERDWTLGMPVMDNLSNSVRQSRKTVFVLTDGFLLRGVVKMAALLVQQRLVEEGVDSMVLLLLQPQVLQHSRILHLRRRLCRRSVLEWPADASPAAQRWFWHHLKRTIRKDQIGTHTSLHSTYFTGR, from the coding sequence GTTTCCTCTTTCCCCTGCCTTTCAGAGACTGCTGTTCATCCTGGTGTtgctgtgtctctccctctcctgctctgggAGGACCTGGGCTCAGAGGAAACTACCCTGCGATGTCATCTCTCTCAACCAATCAGAGTCCTTTGACTGCTCGGACAGGAAGCTACTCCAGATACCTCAGGATATCAGCCGGAATGCCACACGGCTCGACCTTTCCTCCAACAGGATCAAGAAACTCTCCGGCACCTCGTTCAGGAACCTCCGAAACCTGACTCGACTAGACCTTAGCAATAACTTCCACCCCCAGAAACATCCTCTGACAATAGAGAACCAAACATTCTCCATGCTGGATCAGCTCAAGGAACTGCTCCTCGATAGTAATGGTCTTTCTGCAGTGCCAAGTGCCCTTCCGTCCAAGCTGCGGTTTTTGAGCCTGAAGTTCAACTGCATCAAAACCATCAGGCCAAACGACTTCATGCATGTCAGACTCTTAGAAACAATCCACTTAATTGGAAATTGCGACTACGAGAGTGTCTGTAATGGACTAGTCATCGAAAACAGAACTTTCTCCCACCTCACCAACCTTGCTAGTTTATCGCTGTCAAACAACAGATTGATAGGTGTCCCCCAGTTCCTCCCCCAATCCCTCCAGCAGCTCAAACTCAAACAGAACACTATCACCCACATTCACCAGCATGATCTTAGTGGCCTCACTAGCCTGAGGCTTCTGGGCCTGTCAGGTAACTGCCCTGTGTGTTCTAACACCCTGTTTTTCTGCTCGCCCTGTAATACACCCAATGGGGCACTACAGATACACCCATATGCCTTCAGGAAGCTATCCAAGCTGCAGGAGCTGAGACTATCCGGAAACTCTCTagatcacctacagtcctcctggTTTGAGAACCTCACCAACTTGCGCTACCTGTACCTTTCATTCAACCGTCTAGCTGGTGAGATAGCCAATGGGGACTTCCTCTCTGTGTTACCCGGCGTAGAGGTGATGGACTTGTCTTACAATCACCCTGGACAATCTTCATATTCCCACAACTTGAAGCTCTCTAGGAACTTTTCCAACCTGACATCTCTGAAGACATTACACCTAGAAAACTATGTTTTTTCAACTCTTCACGAAAATGACTTGAACCCACTTTACAATTTATCTCACCTGTCTGTGCTCAATCTGGGAACTAACTTTATCTATCAGACAAACCTCTCATTGTTTGGCATGTTCCACAACTTGTCCAGTCTTGGCCTCTCTGAGAACAAATTTGCTTTCCTGTCTAAGAAAGAAGGTGTTTTGTCAACGTGTGGGTGTAGCTATGGCTATGAGCTGAATAGAGACAGGTTTGGGCCTTACGTACACAAGGATCGACTCTATCGTCAACATCTGCCTAACATTAAGCCAAAGTGTATTGCGTACGGTCCAGTGCTTGACCTTAGCAGAAACAACATCTTTCACATAAACCCTGATATGCTGCAAGGCCTGGACAACACAGCTTGTCTCAACCTGTCATCTAACTCCATTGGAGACATGTTCAACGGTAGTGAGTTTGTACATTTCCCCAAACTTAAGTACTTGGATCTATCCCGGAATAAGATCTACCTGCACTATGAGCATGCATTCAGTGAGCTAACAGAACTGGAGGTGTTGGACCTGAGTCATAATAATCATTACTTTGTGGTGGCAGGGCTAAACCACAGCTTAGCATTCATGGAAAACCTGAGCTCTCTGAAGGTTTTGAACCTGAGCTGGAACGAGATCAGCACCCTCACTCATAACAACATCTCAAGCAGCTCCCTACAGGAGTTGGACTTCCAAGGCAACCGCCTAGACATCATGTGGAAAATATGCCAGAACTATGAACTTTTCAGAGCGCTCCAAAACCTGACTTCCCTGGATCTGTCATACAACAAGCTCCACCGTGTACCGCCTGAGGTCTACAAACACCTCCCCAAGACCCTGAGACGCCTGTCTCTGAGTAAAAACCGACTGAAGGTCTTTGACTGGGAGAGGCTCACACAACTACCGCATCTGGAGGAGCTGGACTTGAGTAAGAACAAACTGGAGCAGGTGGCCTGTGCTTTAACCAGTTCACTAAAGTTTCTGGACCTGAGACATAACAGGATTTCTCAGCTAGCGCCTGGTTTCCTCAGGGGCGCCAGGAGCCTGTATGTGCTGGACCTCAGCTTCAACCTGTTGGAGCTCATCAACCAGACCACGTTTGAGTCTGGAGCAGAGAACTACCTCCAGCAGCTGTCCCTACAGGGAAACCCGCTGCACTGCACCTGTGACCTGTTGGACTTCCATCTGTGGATGAGGAGCAATGAGGTGGAGCTCCCTCTGCTGGCCACTGAGGTGACATGCGACATGCCCGTGGAGAGGTGGGGCAAGTCTGTGTTGAGCTATGACATAGAGGAGTGTGTGAACGATGAAAACGCAATGACCTTCTGCATCATCACGTCATTTCTCATCATTCTCACTCTGTTGGTATCTCTCACAGCACACCTGTTCTACTGGGATCTCTCCTATATTCTTGACTACTGTGGGGCCAAGATGAAGCATCACCGTCGCTTAGTGCCCACAGACTTTATCTACGACGCCTTTGTCATGTATGACACCGCAGACCCGCTGGCTTCTGATTGGGTATTAAACCATCTAAGGGTCGAGCTAGAGGAGCGTGGAGAGAGGGCACGATCCCTCTGCCTGGAGGAGCGTGATTGGACACTGGGTATGCCTGTCATGGACAACCTGTCCAATAGCGTGCGGCAGAGCAGGAAGACAGTGTTTGTGCTGACGGACGGCTTCCTGTTGCGTGGTGTAGTCAAAATGGCTGCCCTGCTGGTGCAGCAGAGGctggtggaggagggggtggacTCCATGGTGCTGCTGCTACTGCAGCCCCAGGTCTTGCAACACTCACGCATCCTCCACCTGCGCAGGCGGCTCTGCAGGCGCAGTGTTCTGGAGTGGCCCGCGGATGCTAGTCCAGCTGCCCAGCGATGGTTCTGGCACCACCTGAAGAGAACCATTAGGAAAGATCAGATAGGCACTCACACATCCCTACACAGCACATACTTCACTGGGCGGTGA